The segment TCTGCCTTGCAGCTCATGCTCGAAATCCTCGCTGTGTTGCTCATAAGCCTCTTCAGCGATGGCAGCCATAATGGGCACAAGTTTCGCTTCGCTCGGATAGTAGTGGATGTCAAAATGTTCTGTCCGATGAATGTGCCAATCGAAGCGTTGTCCCGTAATTTTGTTTTTCCCAAAACCAAAACCTTGTGCCCACCCAATGCATGGCGCGAGTAGGCTCAGAACGAAAAGGATCAGGACTAACCTTCGCCTTGTTATACCGGACGTGTAGTTTTCAGACACGCCACTTGCAGGTCCGATTCCGTTTCTCTCTTTTTTCACACTTCTCACCTTTTCCTATGGTCTTACCAATGCTTTGCTGGCGGAGACAAGGTAATACGTTTTTCGTCGCTTGCGCGATTCGTCAACAACATCTCACAAATCGGTGTAAGAACCGCGATCTCAATTTACCAAATACCTATCTTCGCTCTCGAAATGTGGGGAGATTTGACGCGTAAATTCTGATACGGCACGTCTGCCAAGTTCTCTGATAGTATTTGCCTGCGGTCCTACCTGTGAGAAAATGAACGACCCAATAGTGTGCGCCTCAGCAGTGCTCCGCCGATAAGACTCATCCCAGACGATCTGTTCGGTTTCAACATCGACAATGATTACACGGAGTGAGAGCAGATAGGTTTTCTGCATGTAATCTTGATAATCCATGACGTAGCGTTGCCGTCGGACGGAGTAGCGTTCCCCATAATAACGCCTTGGACGGCTATCAGCGTAAAATCGGAAACTTCCAATGATAACCGCTTTTACCTCGAAGTAGTCTCCGAGTTCGCTCAACTGCTTTGTATTGGAGAGCCAATCTTCTTCGATAGTTTCCCCCGTCAGCAGTCGTGCTGTTTCTGGTGTACTGACGACCTCAAAATGTTTTTGGCGTGCTAAACCCCTTCGGAGGATTGAGGCGATCTCCTCGCCGATCTCCGGTGGTAATTTTTCGTTGCGTTCTACCTGTTTTTCGCTGACGAACGGCAACACGGCGAAGTTGGAATAGCGCGTGATGTCAATTTCAGATTGAACCTTCACCGGAATAGAGACGCGCGTTACAGCACTGCTACATCCGCACAGCGTTAAGACTACCAATAGGATTCCAAATTTTTTTGCTGTCTGCATCCTGTGCATCCTCATTCCGTGGCAGGAGGTTCTTCTTCGTCTTCCAGCTGCGGGGCATCTCCATCACCACCGCCACTGCGTCGTAGATGTATACGGCACCGTCGATAGTTGAGTCTGTAGTATTTATTATTCGGTTCTAATTCTGCTGCGCGTTGGTAAGAGGCGATAGCCTCGTCTATATTTCCGAGTGCTTCGTAAGCGACACCGAGGTTATTATGTGCCTTGGAATCCTCTGGATCGATGTTGATGACCTGCTTCCATCGGAAGACGGCTTCGTTCCAAAGCTGCGCTTGTGCTGCTTTTATTGCAAATCGATTGTAAGCCTCGGTCTGCGTGGCATCACGTGATCCAGCGCATCC is part of the Candidatus Poribacteria bacterium genome and harbors:
- a CDS encoding tetratricopeptide repeat protein, which translates into the protein MLRYIQLASIATIACLILSGCAGSRDATQTEAYNRFAIKAAQAQLWNEAVFRWKQVINIDPEDSKAHNNLGVAYEALGNIDEAIASYQRAAELEPNNKYYRLNYRRCRIHLRRSGGGDGDAPQLEDEEEPPATE